CCTCTTAGTTGGTGCCATTCATGTTGtctatattaatttgaattaaattatgaTTTGTTCATACTTTTTCGACTAAATGTTTATTTCTTTTACCTTCCAGTGTTAGTTTTTCGTATTAAATATGGCAAACAATATAACCATTGGAAACACCTTAGTTACCTTAAATAGGCAAAAATAGGTATTTTATAGAAAATTAGGGggaatgaaaattttgtaaaccacaaaaattcactgttttgaataatttataaaatttgacattgaaTACATTCTAGAGAGGGTTATGGTAAACGGAGGAATCTGTGGAAGTCATTGTAAACTGATTGAAAGTTTATTTGAATGTGGAATAGTTTGGATAAAATTTATGTTGACTTATCAGGAAAAAAACTAGTCCATTTATTGTCCGACCATCAGATATCAAATGCTTAAAAGGATGAATTACTTCAAATTCCTtaaatattactttatttaagTATATATTTGCTCATTTTGAATGAAGTCAAATATTCGTTTCATTTTGTCTGGTCTGAATTCACTGTATTTGACAAACTTTCATTTTTCTGCAGTATATTAAAGGTCTTATGTCACTGGACTACAAGCGTGATAGTTATGTCAGGAGAGTGATGTCTGATATATTCAACATATACTTGACAAGGTAATTGGTCTAGGTTTTCAAGATATTGTGATTgttaaaatcaaaaaaagttTCAAAGAGGTTTCAAATCCTCTACAGAAAGTAGTGAATAATTTTGCAACTGATAGCGGAGCAAAGCGAAAAAGTTTTCTCTATAGACGTTAGATAGAAAtgtttttccaatattttatatttaatttaaaaatcgaAACTATTTGAAACTACAGCAATTGATTTGTTACTTTTGTTATACTGAACTTCtctttacaaacaaaaaaactagcttgttatttttatgaaTCAAATGCAACAAATAGCAGCCATTGTCTATGACCTCACATTGTCAATTTAATTCTTTGTTTTAACTTTCTCATCTGAATTGCTGAACTGCATTTTATTCCCTTGATTCAATTTCCtcgtatatttttttgttagaTTTCCCACTGCCACAAATTCTGCTTCTCATCCGTTTCGACAAGTACTTGCGGATATTAGGACAAATCTAGAACATCGCACTTCAATAATAAGATCATTAAAAGATTGTTGTAAAACTGGTCCTAATTCAGACACAAAGCTCACCATGGTATGTTcctaatttgtatatatatatatatatttgctccGAGCAAAGCTCTGCACAAGTGACCTACTATAATTTGGATTTACCAGAATCAGTATAGACccacctaatttattacaccctgggtgatgAGTGCTCTTAtcccaattttagttctattacgagtttgaggactgtctgtgttagacaagttCCCATAGTAACGTCTTTagacaacttgatgtgaagtaagcgaataaaattagtcaccttcatattggtacacacacttctggagtgtgTATTGATCACTTCATCAATATGAATTATTGGTGTACCAAAATTTAGACTGGTAGACATTTATTTACAGTGGTTTATAATTTTTTCAGGTAATCGAAATTCTGCATTCTTGGTCCTTATCGGCGAATAGTTTTGTTCCCGAGGAGATTGCAGAGATATCGCAGTTAATCAAACAAGCAAAATTCACTTTGAGAAGTCTACCTGCAGTTATGTCCAAAGTCAATCATATGGAATCCATGTGCAATAAATGATGTGTTAGTCCTGCTATGTTTACAAAAGTTTATTCTTAGAAATAAATGGTAGTTTTTCTAAATGTAAACCAAGTGAATTATTTTTAGCTGGAATCTCAGAATTTTAAGATCTTTCTCAGATTTTTTGTACTCATTCATATTTTCGCGAATTCTCTGTTGAAGACTAATTGCGAGTTACTCTAGTACTGGTTAAAAGAATTTTCTAGATAAAATGTGGATGTGATTGCTTTGTTATAGTTGCGctgaagaattaaaaaaaatattcttaggTGTTTGACTCGCTGGATTCCAACAACTAATCCAGGGCTAGGCAAATTACGACCCACCTGATGCTTGTACCTTGACTATTCTGTTTATATACTCCCGTCACTTGCTGAACTGTTCCACGCATGCATGCAACAGCATTTGAAGCCCTATAGTTTTTCAGGCTTGAGGAATTTCCACTTTCCCTCTCAATtggatgagaggctgtggtatACATTCTGTCAATTCCCCAGTATGAAATCCTATACTTGCTAGTAAAATACATGATACAGATGTGAACTATGAAAACCATTATACCAGATTACCAGTATATTTCAAAAAGTGCATAAAttaagtttatataaaaatatactagTGCATAAATGTGATAGAAAATAGTAACAAAAAAAGGTTGACTAGCAATCAGCACCGTAAAAGACGCAAATTGATAGAATTAACAACCAGTACTTCATAGTTATATGGACATTTGAATATAAAGGAAATTTGCCACTACTGTGGTGAATAAATATAGTATTTCTTAAACAGCTCCAAAGGCGAGCGAGCAAAATGCACAATCCAAATAGTCTTGTACACGTAAAATTCTGAAGCTTTTCCTGTTATGATGTTAAAGTAGGTGGTAAGATGTCAAATGCTAGCAGGTTGTTCATTTCATCATCTGGCTTTTCCATCACCCATTTTAAAAAATCTTCCTCGTCAAATTTATCTTGATTTTTTCGATCAATCTTGAATAAAAGTATATGCTAGTATGAAAATACTTGTTACAGTTTATAGGTTTTGCCCTGTGGTTTATGTAAACCTGGTCGTGGAACGATGATATGATTCACTTTTTGAAGATCATGCATTAGTTAGGCTGTATGTAAAACGTGACATAGTTCAAGCGCTATAAGTTCGGCATGGTTTTCTTAAATGAAGGAAACGTGGAAGCTTTGTATTTTATCATCTTTATATTTAACTGAGTGAACTAATAGGTTATGTAAACATACCTGTTTCACAGTGCTTTCAGCCAGTTCTCGCAATTGCGTTTGAGATACTCCTGGATATAGATGCCCAATAACTCGATTAAACAAATTTGCATCCACTGGTTGACCCCGATTCATCAGATAAAATATCACTAACAGAAAAAGCATGTTGTTGTGGATATGACCAAGAGCTTGATGGATGGCAGACACAAATGAACCACTGATCAATTGGTACTCACatggtgtgtgtaccaggttagggcataattttattccaattttccctattttagttctattgtgagttctgggactgtctTGTGTCAGCCATGTGAATATACCCAGttgtgggattcagccggttcgcaacAGTTCTATAGAAacgtctcacagaattttatgagatcagtgAACCAGTTAGCATGACACTGTCAATGACTTTTGTGtcagttacctctatattggtacacacacttctggagcgtcaatCAATTACCCTACCCATATATAGGTAAGGAATCTGGAGAATGATCATGTGCAAGAGAATTGATGGAATACCTGCCCTTGCAGAGTGGTCCATTTAGCCACTGGACATCACCAAAGTCCCCATTTACTATTAACTGAACTAGTTGGTTATATCTttcctggactggtaaccagacaagaagCAATGGTTGATCATACGATTAGGATATCTCATCTCTTTTCCGTTGCATGAATGAATACAAGAAACAAATGTTTGATACAGTTTATTTTGATATAGCTGTCAAGATGTATGTTGGTTTTGTTTTGAGCTGTTCAAATTGGTCAATATACCTAGCGTCTCACCTTTTATTTTAGTTTCTGCTTGAGCTGCCTCAAACCAAACACAGGCATTTAGGAATACTTGGAATGTCACTACACCTCTCTCATTTCTAGGAAGCAGCTGTATAATCTGAAATGTTGATACAAATATAAAGCTGGTTAGTTTTTATGTGGGCATTAAAATCTCAAGGATTGCTTATGTGAACTTGCTATTTAAGAGAATAGCAGAGACTTTGTAAAAATTGTGCGCAAATTTAGATCATCCTTCACGTATACCTAACTAATTTTTTGGGGTTTTTTGTCAACAGTACCCACTTTCCGTGCTGGCTACAGCAACATTGAATATTTCCTCTATAACCACTGGGCACCTAGTTAATCCGGGCCATGCcaaatttcataaacaatagCGAAATGGATAAATATGAGTCACAATGAAATGAAACGTCTATCTGGTCTTGGAAAACATTGTATTTTGGAAACAAAATACGgattaaaaatgttttgtcaacATGTGATGATAAAAGCAGACATTTCAATACTGCATTAAAGACAGACACATCACTGAATACGCAATCAGAGTTGTAAGCTATCTGTTTTTATTAACTATATTCTATTTGTACTACGCATATGACAAACGAACCTGTTTTACAAATCGATTAGCTGATGAATGTATCTTTGCTTTTGGAGTGAGTGTGCCATTCCTGTCTGCTCCCATTTGCAAAAAACGATGCCAACATCTCTGAacctgcaaaataaaaaaaatttaagctgGAAgatggataaaaataaatttgaagtaAATTTAACATTCAAAGCCGAAAATATTTTGGAGTTCTAGCCTATTACAGTATAACTGGTATCGTATTGACAGGATGCTGGGATGTGAACAACCTTACTACCGTATGTTGTTTGCACTCTGGTATGACAGTCCTTGAACCgacacataccggtaccggtatagaCTATCGCAGGTACAGAGGTAATGCTGCTGAACCTGAAGACCCTAGTCAGCTAGTGTATGCTCAGAGTTTACATAGCATTATTAACCAAATATGATTTAGCTATTGCTGTATTCAGGTATTGTTCAGCTGCTGAGTTTAAGTGTTTTTCCTGATGAAAGAAAATCACAGGTGAATGATTTTAAATCTGTTTGAATGTTTGTACACGACCCAGCTACAGAAATGATCAATACAATAATGCACATAAGAACACTCATGAGTGTTTCTGCGACTGGAAAGCTTTAAGGCATCggtcaaatattttataaatcacCTTCAATACAGGGACACCACAAGTGTTTACATGCGCTACTATCCACTCCGGACCTGATGGTTTGATAGCCGAAGAAACCAGTGAACTTTCTTCGGGTACAAATGCGCTGGAATACGCTCCCATTGCGACCTTCAGCAACAAGACAGGTATAATTCTAAACTACCACAAAGTCTGAAAATGCTATGTCATATATACTTTGGTCTTGCATAAAGTGTGAAATAAACAACAGCCGCTAGGTGACGcagtaaaattaattaatttttgattcgccTTCCACTCCAAGCAAGGCACTTTGGTTTCTAAGTCTAACCCAGCgattcttaaactggggggcgcgagatgctcacagggggggggggggggggggggcgagaGGTCACGAGTTGAAAACGgatatttacatgtaacgtctcctgaaacggtctccgcgttcgttaaaaataccagctttttcgtgttataatcaatttttctgtctcgtaataactacaagaattcaaaatgtctctctattttaaataatttgtgttcaaggtaactcgcggttgcggcgactcatgtcaaaataaactcattaccgatctaaaataccacgtcaatccgcggacatattaAAGTGTGAGCAAccgcccgattatatttagttttgatatatattgcactcatgCAAATTCGTTGTCGTCATTAGAAAGATATGGTATAATATgccagaaagtatatttaatttagtacaattaaaatacatataaagtatattagtagatgaaaaatacatattcatcgactcgAAATCCCCGCGACACGGCTCCTGAGTCAgtcctcgagattacgccagtcggtaaaagagtcgactttttcaacggatttgtaatggtttttctgttgaatgAAGAATTAAATCCATGACagatatacttatttaaaatggttgcttcATTCATTTAAttatgataaattaaatctgcaattgcgttgataaaataaaagcaccactaATCCAAAATACCACTGTAATCCGCAACCATAATCATGTGTGGCaaagtgcccgattacattttgttttgatttgtattcttgccaatttttACCAATATGAGCTGTCACTGCAACTCTTACTCTGCTCGATCGCAATGCTGTCACTCGTTTAATTTTGAGATATCACCGTTACAGAAATTCCTAAGTCTGCGATAAAATCCAACggagtaaatttatttcaagtcggtAGTTGGTGGTGGTTGGTACTACTGGTGTGCCGCAGACACAAGGAATTCATaggatttgcaatgtctaagaaagtgtttttaatctgtcgcggtccaccccaaaacagAACTCATAgtgttttctgttttgtttttttagtatttcataatgccgcttttacgataaaaaaaatttgattgcgGGTCCActtctttattctatctttagcattatagcataaatggttgttagatgaatgtgatgttaccgtatattgctatttcgtagattgtctcaGAACTGCcagtcacccgttcacccttcagcttgaagatgcgttaaaaatctctatatgtttttattcgtaaatttccacaacacacagaatacaaatcttaaaacatttatccacactcgctttgaatggtttacatcgtcttctccctatcgaaagatatcggagtcgtatttatacgttgatcataaatccaattaaatgctgtaaacgtgagctcgtgattcacgttataaacagaaattcctattatctcaacaagggtaattaggtacatcgtacggatgggaacttagatataattatttcaatcagtgccaaaggtcttgagaatatagattttaatttgataatgactggatggaacctgttatgttcttaaacctggtgtatggtggcccatcgttgtcacgcgtaaaattgaaaataaaaataaaaaataaaataaaaaaccgataataaaaaattttttgtaaaaaaacataaaaataattaaaaaaaaaatgaaaaaaaaaaaattaaaattaaaaaaaaataaataaataaaaacgaaaaaaaaaaaaaaaaaattaaaaaaaaaaaattaaaaaaaaaaaattaaataaaaagaaaataaaaaggttgacaacgatgttccgcctcgtggcccatcgttgtcacgcgtttttatttttagaaaatttgcttctgcttgggaccaacgttgtcaggcataatcctacgcgcacaaatgtgttccctgggtttcaaactcactactgattttcttgagcaatattcaatatgaaaatgttctataaattctccatgctacaagttcaacaagaagtaatatatttataataatgataagagaatatagaattgaatacgaaaattcggaaaatttgtttttacgtgtataaaggaaatttaattggagaatgctgcttaactactcagttgtctggacactcgcgatgccggtaccgtaccgtcttaccaaataccggtagtcggttatagtcgctttgcgtctgaccgtaccggtagccatacaatcactcatcatctcccattctttcacgagtgattgcatgggtaccggtacggtcagacgataccgtaccggcatcgcacgagtgtctgagcagttaagcagcattttccaattaaattaccttctacacgtaaaaacaaattttcgtatccaattctatattctcttatccttattataaatatattgcttgtggttgaacttgtagcatggagaatttgtagaacattttcatgttgagtttattggatattggtcatgaaaatcagtagtgagttagaaacccaggaaacacatttgtgcgtgtaggattaagtctgacaacgttggtcccaagcagcatcaaattttctaaaaataaaaacgcgtgacaacgatgggccacgaggcggaccatcgttgtcaacctttttattttctttttatccaatttttttttcaaatttttttttttttttttaatttttttttttaattttaattttttttttaatttttttgtttgttttatttttcaattttttttttttaatttaaatttttttttattttatttttttcaattattttcatgttttttcacaactatttttttattttcgctttttcattttattttttcattttttttttaaattttacacgtgacaacgatgggccaccatactggtgtaatttgattcctacgaaagtctttgttcgaattttgggaaaaattaactttgttttcatatttttaacatgaaatggggtacatttgagGGTTAGCTGCtatagcatctcgtcgctgatgattacATATATAATGAAAACTAACTCGTTTTTctcagaggtgtcatggtttttgcattgctcaatagtgagaatgtaaacaattgattgaaattgtaCGAGTATcatgtaaacgtttaagcagaaaatacatttaagcataggtttattgcgtgtttagttttacttaaaaattagtttgactttaccaggtattgcaaactgagcggaaaacgagaatgtatgatgaccaaccactcactatttggctttatacatacgacagtgaatggcgaagttgtatTCCGAAGcattttatgcctaaacaatctgagcaatgacgctatgagaccaacactcatATAGCGTCATCTTAATATATAGCAACCTGCCCATCACGAAAGCATTTTTTCGAAgcaaaaagagggggggggggcgaagtttgtaaaaattttcaatggGGGGCGCGGCATACAAAGTTTAAGAGCCACTGAACCCGTGATGGGATTCAGAACTTTGCAAAACGGGTTctcatttcaaaacaaatttctgtAATTAGTAAGCCACGTTAACACAACACGGTTTACATAACTTCCAAACAGCGCCAGTCGCGCCGAAAGTTACCAGTTGCGGCGGCCGCACGACGTGACAAATAAAAGACGAGAGTGGATTACAATGAACACTCCATTGTTTCGATGCCAACATTTGGGTACATGTACTTCTGAATTTTCATTTCGTGGCCTTTTCTCGCAACATCCCGTATCTAATGACAACCAgagattttcaaaaattaataaaacattgcatcataattttattggttcaaaataatttatccTCCTAACACTGAAAGATACGACCACACGACCTTAAACAGTGATTTCTCCAAGAATATAGGCCTATACAGAGACAAAATTAAACTGCGCATCATGGGTTGCTCAAATTTCCAATTCCTAGTTAAACTTGTTGTAACGATATCAGCCTTTGTGCAGCTTTTCGTGAATCTTGACCATTGTAAAGGAGATACTATTTGCAGAAAAGCATCGAATCTTGTTGTATATTGATCAGCCTGACACACTTGTGCACTCTGGCAGGCAAGGATCTTTGTTTGAACAACAAGATTGTGAGAAACAGATCTGTGTAGCTGTATCCTATCAAGGCATGACGAGGTGGCATCTCTCAGGTATCAGTTGACATGAGAGGGAAAGGCACAATCCCACAAACATTGCAAGAGAGCGCAAAAGTGAAATCACATGAAAAAGATACATGGAGTGGATTTGTGTGCTAACTGTCCTTATTCTCTTCTGTGGTCTTATTTTTCAAACAGGCAGCATTATAAACATGTTTATTGAAGCCTTCTCGGTTTCTTGCAATTTCAATCGCCAAAAACTGAATTCTCGTAACTGAAAAGAATGTAGAAATGATAGTATAACAAATATGCCACAATCTTTTGGCCAACTTTTCAAAAACAGCAAGAAAATTTGATTACAATTGCATGACAACATTTACTACATAAAATTCAATGTTATACATACCAAATATAGAGTTAACTGAATCATATATTCCGTTACAATCAAGACGAAGCATTGTTCCAAAGTTGAAGTCTTGAATCACTCCTTTAAATTCGGTGCAAAAATTCCGCCATTTCTGAAACATGATTCAAACAAATGCTTATAGACCTAGCAGTAAAAAGTTAAATCCTTTTGAGCTCACCCCAAAAATACCttttatgaaaatattcgaTCTTTTTAGGTGAATCCAGTCTGTTATGTTTGAGTTTATACAATTAAAAAGTAATTAAAGGATTTTCCAAACTTCCATACAGAAAATAAGTTTCattcaatattgataatatttaacATTGCAAGAGGCGTGATACTTCTTTAGCCGCAGGCGACTTCATTTCTTCTTCAGCAATTTTGTCTATTATAAAATCAGGAAAATGATCACGAAACTTCTTGTATATATCATCATCCTGTCTGCAAAGACGAAGATGTGATGGATCAACTGAAGTTATGAGCTGAAAAGATTTTGAATATTAACATTAACTCACAGTAAACACTATTCCAGGCGGCATAGTGATAAAAGCGTTGGACTTTGATGCAGGTGGAAGTCTCTGGTTTAAATCCCATGCCCCCACCCCAAATATCTGCATAGTGAATAGTGTACAAAGTCCAAGAATAATTAAATTAGTATTCTCGACCAAATTTTACTCATTActtaaaaagtaataatactTACATTGAAAAATACTTCTGCATGTTCATGTGCTTTGATTGCCCAAGCAAGCTCGATACTAGactacaaatataaaaatacatccTGATTTACAAGTTAGCTGTGTAACTTAGCTGTGTAATAGCTTATTATTATGTGAATATCACAAAAAAGACATAGTCTCTCAGTGAAAAGATCTAAAAACCAATGATGTTATGGACTTGTTGgagcagtgtttctcaaccttttacctATTGCGTACTACCACTGACAAAAAGCCTTCTTTTGGATGgggaacaatggcacaagaaACGCGCTGAGGCAGTATTttatgtggcactacatccattttatactTTTGTGCAGCAAATACATATATTAGGGAAGATAGAGAAAAAGCGTTGccggcatattttagccaactcgAAAGTTGATTATGGCAAATTGGCAATAATTCAAAGTTGCCTGTGTACTACTTAAAAAGCTCCGCATCCCAGAGGTTGAAAACTACTGTGTTAGAGCAATCAAAATGCAAGTCAGTTAGTAAAACACTGTTAAAGAGAATTACCCTAAACTGTAGGTACTGTGCAACGTATAGCATATAtgtaacaacaaaaatatatatatgaatacacACATTGAACTCAAATGGTagaaaattgaactttcaaG
This is a stretch of genomic DNA from Styela clava chromosome 2, kaStyClav1.hap1.2, whole genome shotgun sequence. It encodes these proteins:
- the LOC120336927 gene encoding uncharacterized protein LOC120336927 codes for the protein MGAYSSAFVPEESSLVSSAIKPSGPEWIVAHVNTCGVPVLKVQRCWHRFLQMGADRNGTLTPKAKIHSSANRFVKQIIQLLPRNERGVVTFQVFLNACVWFEAAQAETKIKVIFYLMNRGQPVDANLFNRVIGHLYPGVSQTQLRELAESTVKQIDRKNQDKFDEEDFLKWVMEKPDDEMNNLLAFDILPPTLTS
- the LOC120336408 gene encoding protein PBDC1-like — protein: MADVGSNPFEALSAVNALSQPADKYINDSSIELAWAIKAHEHAEVFFNLITSVDPSHLRLCRQDDDIYKKFRDHFPDFIIDKIAEEEMKSPAAKEKWRNFCTEFKGVIQDFNFGTMLRLDCNGIYDSVNSIFVTRIQFLAIEIARNREGFNKHVYNAACLKNKTTEENKDS